In one window of Sphaeramia orbicularis unplaced genomic scaffold, fSphaOr1.1, whole genome shotgun sequence DNA:
- the LOC115416033 gene encoding intermediate filament family orphan 1-like yields YKRRWEEEYSARLELQEKVEELEEDLQDSAVCQDELCLRVQQLKAELVLFKGLLSNNLSELDSQIQEKAMKVDMDICRRIDITARLCDVAQQRNCEDTTHMFQVATPPSTLSRRSRKHSGQSAKGGDTDELSSLSESEGGGAKDEEAGSTAANQINEQMQRMLNQLRESEFEDDCDSLAWEETEETLLLWEDFPGCTLAMETQGELQQDESIEKVINDTESLFKSREKEYQDTIDQIELELANAKSDMNRHLHEYMEMCSMKRGLDVQMETCRRLITQTGDRKSTSLITLTVDDSDGDNRDRERKKPALPPDSDGGDLYCDANASIPPLTWRKP; encoded by the exons TACAAGAGGAG GTGGGAGGAGGAATACTCTGCCAGACTGGAGCTGCAGGAGAAGGTGGAGGAACTGGAGGAG GACCTTCAGGACAGTGCAGTGTGTCAGGATGAGCTGTGTCTTCGGGTGCAGCAGCTGAAGGCAGAGCTGGTTCTGTTCAAAGGCCTCCTCAGTAAC AACCTGTCGGAGCTGGACTCCCAGATCCAGGAGAAGGCCATGAAGGTGGACATGGACATCTGCCGTCGCATCGACATCACAGCGCGGCTCTGTGACGTGGCTCAGCAGAGGAACTGTGAAGACACCACCCACATGTTCCAG GTGGCCACGCCCCCCTCCACCCTGAGCCGCCGCTCCAGGAAGCACAGTGGCCAATCGGCAAAGGGCGGAGACACGGACGAGCTGAGCAGCCTGTCGGAGAGCGAGGGAGGCGGGGCCAAGGACGAGGAGGCGGGCAGCACGGCGGCCAATCAGATCAACGAGCAGATGCAGAGGATGCTGAACCAGCT GAGGGAGTCGGAGTTCGAGGACGACTGCGACAGTTTGGCCTGGGAGGAAACGGAGGAAACGCTGCTGCTGTGGGAGGATTTCCCAGGATGCACTCTGGCAATGGAGACGCAGGGGGAg CTTCAACAGGACGAGTCCATCGAGAAGGTGATCAACGACACCGAGTCTCTGTTCAAGTCCAGAGAGAAGGAGTACCAGGACACCATCGACCAGATCGAG TTGGAACTCGCCAACGCCAAGAGCGACATGAACCGACACCTGCATGAGTACATGGAGATGTGTTCGATGAAGAGAGGCCTGGACGTGCAGATGGAGACGTGTAGGAGGCTGATCACACAGACTGGAGACAG GAAGTCGACGTCGCTCATCACGCTGACGGTCGACGACAGCGACGGCGACAACAGAGACAGAGAAAGGAAGAAGCCGGCGCTGCCTCCAGACTCCGATGGTGGTGACTTGTACTGCGACGCCAACGCCTCCATCCCCCCCCTGACCTGGAGGAAACCATGA